The Microbaculum marinisediminis genomic interval CTGATCGTGCCGATCGCCATGGAGGACGGTCTGCGCTTCGCCATTCGCGAGGGCGGCCGCACCGTCGGCGCCGGCGTCGTATCCAAGATCATCGAATAGCGGCAGGCCCGTGGGATTAGGAGTGTAGCTCAACTGGCTAGAGCACCGGTCTCCAAAACCGGGGGTTGGGGGTTCGAGTCCCTCCACTCCTGCCAATCCAAGAAACGGGCACGATGACCGGCTTGGCCGGGCGAAACACGAACAGGTCATGGCGAAAACGAACCCCTTCGAGTTCATTCAGCAGGTCCGCGCCGAAGGGCGCAAAGTGACCTGGCCGAGCCGTCGCGAGACGATGATCACCACCGTTATGGTGTTCATCATGGTCACGCTCGCCAGCCTTTTCTTCCTGGCGGCGGACCAGATCCTGGCGTTCGGCGTCGGTTTCCTGCTCGGAACTAGCTGAGAGGAGCAGGACCCATGGCCATGCGCTGGTACATCGTCCACACCTACTCGAACTTCGAAAAGAAGGTCGCCGAGGCCATTCGAGAGAAGGCTGAGGCCACGGGTCTTGCCGAGAGGTTCGAGGAAATCCTCGTGCCGACCGAGAAGGTCGTCGAGGTGCGGCGCGGCCGGAAGATCGACACGGAACGCAAGTTTTTTCCCGGTTATGTCCTGGTTCGTATGGACATGACCGACGACGCATACCATCTGATCAAGAACACCCCGAAGGTCACTGGCTTCCTGGGAGCCGACAACAAGCCGACGCCGATTTCCGACGCAGAGGCTCAACGGATCGTGCAGCAGGTGCAGGAAGGCATCGAGCGGCCGAAACCGTCCGTGCATTTCGACATCGGCGAGCAGGTGCGCGTCGCCGACGGTCCGTTCGCCTCCTTCAACGGTGTCGTCGAAGAGGTGGACGAGGAACGGGCGCGGCTCAAGGTGGCCGTGTCCATTTTTGGCCGGGCGACCCCGGTGGAGCTGGAGTACGGGCAGGTCGAGAAGCTTTGACCTGCTTTGGATTGTGGGAGATCGGGGCGGCTGCCAACCGTCCATGATCGGACCACGCAACGCCAACGTCGTCGCGATGCGCGGCGCGGAGAGGTGAGAGAATGGCAAAGAAGATTATCGGCTACCTGAAGCTTCAGGTTCCGGCGGGTGCGGCAACGCCGTCGCCCCCGATCGGTCCCGCGCTCGGCCAGCGCGGTCTGAACATCATGGAATTCTGCAAGGCGTTCAACGCCCATACGCAGGAGATGGAGAAGGGCGCGCCCTGTCCGACGGTCATCACGATCTATCAGGACAAGTCCTTCACCTTCGAGGTCAAGACGCCACCGGCGGCCCATTTCCTGAAGCAGGCAGCGAAGCTCAACAAGGGCTCCGCGACGCCAGGCCGCGACAAGGCCGGCTCGGTCACCCGGGATCAGGTGCGCGAGATCGCCGAAGCGAAGATGAAGGATCTGAACGCCAACGACGTCGAGGCGGCGATGAAGATCATCGAAGGTTCTGCCCGATCGATGGGCCTCGAGGTTCAGGGATAAGCGTCATGGCCAAATCAGGAAAGCGTATTCGCAAGGCCCGTGAGGGCGTCGATCCGCGCACGCTGGTGGCGCTGTCGGACGCGGTGAAGATGGTCAGGGAGCGCGCCACGGCGAAGTTCGACGAGACCATCGAGGTGGCGATCAACCTGGGTGTCGACCCGCGTCATGCCGACCAGATGGTCCGCGGCGTCTGCCAGCTCCCGAACGGCACCGGTCGTTCGGTGCGTGTGGCCGTGTTCGCCAAGGGCGACAAGGCCGACGAGGCCAAGGCCGCCGGTGCCGACGTGGTCGGAGCGGAGGACTTGGTCGAGCAGGTGCAGAAGGGCGAGATCAACTTCGACCGCTGCATCGCCACGCCGGACATGATGCCGCTGGTCGGCCGTCTGGGTAAGGTCCTGGGTCCGCGCGGCCTGATGCCGAACCCGAAGGTTGGCACGGTCACGCCAGACGTTGCGTCGGCCGTCAAGGAGCAGAAGGGCGGCGCCGTCGAATTCCGTGTCGAGAAGGCCGGGATCATCCAGGCCGGCGTAGGCAAGGCGAGCTTCGGCGACGACAAGCTGATCGAGAATATCCGTGCGTTCGTCGACGCCGTGATCAAGGCCAAGCCGTCGGGCGCCAAGGGCACCTATTTCCAGCGGCTGGCCGTGTCTTCGACCATGGGGCCGGGCGTGCACGTCGAAACGTCGAGCGTGACGGCCGGCGTCTAAGGCGCGACGGCATATTAAGTTTCCGTCCGGGCGACCGGGCGGGGAGTACGGGCCTGGCGGTTCGCCGGCAGGCCCGGTACCTGTCCAAGACTGCCGGTGCTCTCGGGAAGATTTCCCGGGGGCTTAAGTCCATACGGAGCCAGCATAGACGGGAATGAACCGGACATCCGGTTCGGACCTCGTTGTCCTCGTGGACCCGACATCGGGCCGCCGGGACGGGACAGGAACGCGAGCGTCGTCCTGGAACCGTCTTCAAGCGGCACTCCCGGGCGGCAAGGACAACCCGGCGGCGGACAATCGCCGCCAGATTGGAGAGAGCAGGTGGACAGAGCTGCAAAGTCTGAGCTCGTCGCGACACTCCACGACGTGTTTCAAAACACGGGTGTGGTCGTCGTGGCCCACTACGCCGGTCTCTCGGTTTCGGAAATGACGGCTTTTCGGGGCCGCATGCGCGAGGCCGGGGGCAAGGTGAAAGTGGCCAAGAACCGCCTTGCCAAGCTCGCGCTCGAGGGAACCGAGATCGCCCATATCGGCGACCTGCTGAAGGGTCCCACCGTGATCGCCTATTCCGACGATCCGGTGGCTGCCCCGAAGGTTGCCGTCGATTTCGCCAAGACCAACCAGAAGCTGGTGATTCTTGGCGGCTCGATGGGTGCCACGGCCCTCGACCCGGAAGGCGTGAAGTCATTGGCGACGCTGCCGTCGCTCGATGAACTGAGGGCAAGGCTCGTCGGCATGATCAGTACGCCGGCGACCCGGGTTGCGCAGGTGCTCGCCGCGCCAGGCGGGCAGGTTGCGCGGGTGCTTGCGGCGCGTGCCGAACAAGGTGAGGCGGCCTGAAGGCCAACCGTTCAAACAGGTTCGAACCGAAAGGAATTGAAAAATGGCTGATCTGTCGAAGATCGTTGACGAGCTTTCCTCCCTCACCGTCCTCGAGGCGGCTGAGCTTTCGAAGATGCTCGAAGAGAAGTGGGGCGTCTCCGCGGCCGCTCCGGTTGCCGTCGCTGCTGTCGCCGGTGCCGGTGGTGGTGAAGCGGCTGCCGCCGAAGAGAAGACCGAGTTCGACGTGATCCTGGCGTCCGCTGGCGCCCAGAAGATCAACGTGATCAAGGAAGTCCGTGCCATCACGGGTCTTGGCCTGAAGGAAGCCAAGGACCTCGTCGAAGGCGCGCCGAAGCCGGTCAAGGAAGGCGCGGCCAAGGCCGAGGCCGAGGAGATCAAGGGCAAGCTCGAGGCCGCAGGCGCGACCGTCGAGCTTAAGTAAATCCTTGAGTAGACGGCGCTTTTCGGCGCTGGCTATTCGAAGGCCGCCGATGCGTTTTTTCGGTGGATCGATGTTGGGGAGGCCGCGGCTGTACGCCGCGGCCAAACCCGTCTCCGGGCGGCAGGACGCCGCCAGGATGGAAAAGAGGCATTAGAACGTCTCCCCAGATGGCCCGAGATGGGGCCCGTCAGGGGCCCTTTGGCGAGCCGTTCGGGAACGACTAAGAGGATCGACGATGGCGCAGAGCTTCACCGGCCGCAAGCGTGTTCGCAAGACTTTCGGGAAAATCCGGGAAGTCGCCGCTCTCCCCAACCTGATCGAGGTGCAGAAGGCGTCCTATGACTACTTCCTGCAGGTCGACGAGCCGGAGGGTGGTCGCGACGACAGCGGTCTGCAGGCGGTTTTCGACTCGGTTTTCCCCATCAAGGATTTTGCCGAGACCGCGCAGCTCGAATTCGTGCGCTACGAGTTCGAACCGCCGAAGTACGACGTCGACGAGTGCCGCCAGCGCGGCATGACGTTCGCCGCGCCGCTCAAGGTGACGCTGCGCCTGATCGTATTCGATGTCGACGAGGACACCGGCGCGAAGTCCGTCAAGGACATCAAGGAGCAGGACGTCTATATGGGCGACATGCCACTGATGACGGAGAACGGCACCTTCATCATCAACGGCACCGAGCGCGTCATCGTCTCGCAGATGCACCGTTCCCCGGGCGTGTTCTTCGACCACGACAAGGGCAAGACCCATTCGTCGGGCAAGCTTCTGTTCGCCGCCCGCATCATCCCCTATCGCGGCTCCTGGCTCGACATCGAGTTCGACGCCAAGGATATCGTCCATGCGCGTATCGACCGCCGGCGCAAGCTGCCGGTGACGACGCTGCTGCTGGCGCTCGGCCTCGATCCGGAAGAGATCCTGTCGACGTTCTTCAACCACATCGAGCTGACCCAGATGAAGAACGGCGGCTGGCGCCGGCCGTTCGACCCGATGAGCATGCGCGGTATGAAGGCGACGGCCGATCTCGTCGACGCCGACAGCGGCAAGGTCGTCTGGGAAGCGGGCAAGAAGCTGACCGTCCGCAAGGCGCGCGACCTGTCCGAAAAGGGCCTGAAGGCGCTGAAGATCTCCGACGAGGAGATGGTCGGCATGTACCTGGCCAACGACATGGTCAACATGCAGACCGGCGAGATCTACGCCGAGGCGGGCGACGAGATCACCGCCGATGTGCTCGTGGCGCTGGCCGAGGCCGGTGTCGATACGATCAACGTGCTCGACATCGACCACGTCAATACCGGCCCGTTCATTCGCAACACGCTGGCCGTCGACAAGAACGACACCCGCGAGGACGCGCTGTTCGATATCTACCGGGTGATGCGCCCGGGCGAGCCGCCGACGATCGAGACGGCGGAGGCGATGTTCAACTCGCTGTTCTTCGATCCGGAGCGGTACGACCTCTCCGCGGTCGGCCGCGTGAAGATGAACATCCGCCTGGAGCTGGATTGCCCCGATACGGTCCGTGTCCTGCGCAAGGAGGACATCCTGGCGGTCATCAAGACGCTGGTGGACCTGCGCGACGGCAAGGGCGAGATCGACGACATCGACAACCTCGGCAATCGCAGGGTGCGTTCGGTCGGCGAGCTGATGGAGAACCAGTACCGGATCGGCCTGCTGCGCATGGAGCGGGCGATCAAAGAGCGCATGAGCTCGGTCGAGATCGACACGGCGATGCCGCAGGATCTGATCAACGCCAAGCCGGCCGCCGCCGCGGTGCGCGAATTCTTCGGCTCCTCGCAGCTGTCGCAGTTCATGGACCAGACGAACCCGCTGTCGGAGATCACCCACAAGCGCCGCCTGTCGGCACTTGGCCCGGGCGGTCTGACGCGCGAGCGCGCCGGCTTCGAGGTGCGCGACGTGCATCCGACGCACTACGGCCGCATCTGCCCGATCGAAACGCCGGAAGGTCCGAACATCGGTCTGATCAACTCGCTGGCCACCTTTGCCCGTGTCAACAAGTACGGCTTCATCGAGGCTCCGTATCGCAAGGTGAAGGACGGCCAGGTCACCGACGAGGTCGTCTATCTGTCGGCGATGGAGGAGGCCCGCCACCACATCGGCCAGGCCAACGCCGAGCTCGACAACAAGGGCCAGTTCGTCGAGGACCTAGTGGTCTGCCGCCACGCCGGCGACGTCGTCATGGTGACGCCGGACAAGGTGGACTACATGGACGTGTCGCCGAAGCAGCTCGTTTCGGTCGCCGCGGCGCTCATTCCGTTCCTCGAGAACGACGACGCGAACCGCGCGCTCATGGGCTCGAACATGCAGCGGCAGGCTGTGCCGCTGGTCAAGGCGGAGGCGCCGCTGGTCGGCACCGGCATGGAGGCTGTCGTCGCCCATGACTCCGGTGCGGCGATCTCGGCTCGGCGTGCGGGCGTCATCGACCAGGTCGACGCTACCCGTATCGTCATCCGTGCGACGGGGGATCTCGATCCGACCAAGTCCGGCGTCGATATCTACCGTCTGATGAAGTTCCAGCGCTCCAACCAGAATACCTGCATCAACCAGCGTCCGCTGGTGCGGGTCGGTGACGTGGTGGCCAAGGGCGACATCATCGCCGACGGTCCTTCGACCGATCTGGGCGAGCTGGCTCTGGGCCGCAACGTGCTCGTCGCGTTCATGCCGTGGATGGGCTACAACTTCGAGGACTCCATTCTCTTGTCCGAGCGCGTCGTGCGCGACGACATCTTCACCTCGATCCACATCGAGGAATTCGAGGTGATGGCCCGCGACACCAAGCTCGGGCCGGAGGAGATCACGCGCGATATCCCGAACGTGTCGGAAGAGGCTCTGAAGAACCTCGACGAGGCGGGCATCGTCTATATCGGCGCCGAGGTGAACGCCGGCGACATCCTGGTCGGCAAGATCACGCCGAAAGGCGAGAGCCCGATGACGCCGGAAGAGAAGCTTCTGCGCGCCATCTTCGGTGAGAAGGCTTCGGACGTGCGCGACACCTCCCTGCGCGTGCCGCCCGGTGTGACCGGCACGATCGTCGAGGTGCGGGTGTTCAACCGCCACGGCGTCGACAAGGACGAGCGCGCGATCGCCATCGAACGCGAGGAGATCGAACGGCTCGCAAAGGACCGCGACGACGAACAGGCGATCCTCGATCGCAACGTGTTCGGTCGTCTGAGCGACATGCTGGTTGGCAAGGTCGCCGCGAGCGGACCGAAGGGCGTCAAGAAGGACACCAAGATCACCACGGACCTCCTCGGCGAGCTGCCGCGGTCGCAGTGGTGGCAGTTCGGTCTCGCCGACGAAGCGGCGATGTCCGAGGTCGAGGCTCTGCGCAAGCAGTACGACGAGTCCAAGAAGCGGCTGGAGCAGCGGTTCCTGGACAAGGTCGAGAAGCTGCAGCGCGGCGACGAGCTGCCGCCCGGCGTGATGAAGATGGTCAAGGTCTTCGTCGCCGTGAAGCGCAAGCTGCAGCCGGGCGACAAGATGGCCGGGCGCCACGGCAACAAGGGTGTCGTCAGCCGCATCATGCCGATCGAGGACATGCCGTTCCTCGACGACGGCACGCATGTCGATATCGTGCTTAACCCGCTCGGCGTGCCGAGCCGCATGAACGTCGGTCAGATCCTCGAGACGCATCTGGGTTGGGCCTGCGCGGGCCTGGGCAAACAGATTGGCCAGGCTGTCGAGGCCTATCGCCAGAGCCATGATGCCAATTCACTGAAGAGCGCGTTCACGAAGATCTATGGCAAGGACGAGACCGTCGCCTCGCTCGAGGAGGACGGTCTGGTCGAGCTCGGCGGCAACCTGAGAAACGGTGTGCCGATTGCGACGCCGGTTTTCGACGGTGCCCACGAGCCCGACATCGTCGACATGCTTGAGATGGCCGGTCTCGACGGTTCGGGGCAGGTGACGCTGTACGACGGACGTTCGGGTGAGCCGTTCGACCGCAAGGTGACTGTGGGCTACATCTACATGCTCAAGTTGCATCACCTCGTGGACGACAAGATCCACGCCCGTTCGATCGGCCCCTACAGCCTCGTGACCCAGCAGCCGCTGGGCGGCAAGGCCCAGTTCGGCGGCCAGCGTTTCGGTGAAATGGAGGTGTGGGCGCTGGAAGCGTACGGCGCTGCTTATACCTTGCAGGAAATGCTGACCGTGAAGTCGGACGACGTCGCCGGCCGCACGAAGGTTTACGAAGCCATCGTTCGCGGTGACGATACGTTCGAGGCGGGCATCCCCGAGTCGTTCAACGTGCTCGTCAAGGAAATGCGGTCGCTCGGCCTCAACGTCGAACTGATCACCAGCCGTCCGCAGGATGTTCCCGCGCCGGCCGGGCCGATGTTGCCGCCGCCGGCGGATGCCGCCGAATAACGCTCGGCATGTATCGGTCTCGCATTATTTCGAAATCTCCGCCGGTCCGGGGCGCAAGCTGCCCCGGACGGCCCAAAGGGAGCAGGACATGAACCAGGAAGTCCTCAACCTCTTCAACCCGACGGCGCCGCAGCAGACGTTCGATCAGATCCGGATCTCGCTGGCGAGCCCGGAGAAGATCAAGTCGTGGTCGTTCGGCGAGATCAAGAAGCCGGAGACGATCAACTACCGGACGTTCAAGCCGGAGCGGGACGGCCTGTTCTGCGCCCGCATCTTCGGTCCGATCAAGGATTACGAGTGCTTGTGCGGCAAGTACAAGCGCATGAAGTACAAAGGCATCATCTGCGAGAAGTGCGGCGTCGAGGTCACCCTGTCGCGGGTGCGCCGCGAGCGCATGGGCCACATCGAACTGGCCGCGCCGGTCGCGCACATCTGGTTCCTGAAGTCGCTGCCGAGCCGCATCGGCATGATCCTCGACATGACGCTCAAGGATCTCGAGCGCATCCTCTATTTCGAGAACTACGTCGTCACCGAGCCGGGCCTGACCGCGCTCAAGTACGGCCAGCTTCTCACCGAGGAGGAGTATCTCGACTTCCAGGATCAGTTCGGCGAGGACGCGTTTACCGCGCAGATCGGCGCCGAGGCGATCCGCGACATGCTGATGGCGCTCGACCTGCACAAGCTGAGCGAGGACCTGCGGCAGGAAATTGCCGAGTCTACGACGGAGCTTAAGCCCAAGAAGCTCGCAAAGCGGTTGAAGCTCATCGAGTCGTTCACCGAGTCCGGCAACCGGCCCGAATGGATGATCATGACGATCGTCCCGGTGATTCCGCCCGATCTGCGCCCGCTGGTCCCGCTTGACGGTGGCCGGTTCGCGACGTCGGACCTGAACGACCTGTACCGGCGCGTCATCAACCGGAACAACCGCCTGAAGCGCCTGATCGAGCTGCGCGCGCCCGACATCATCATCCGTAACGAGAAGCGGATGCTGCAGGAGTCCGTCGACGCGCTGTTCGACAACGGCCGGCGTGGACGCGTCATCACCGGCGCGAACAAGCGGCCGCTCAAGTCGCTCGCCGACATGTTGAAGGGCAAGCAGGGCCGTTTCCGTCAGAACCTGCTCGGCAAGCGCGTCGACTACTCGGGTCGGTCGGTGATCGTGGTCGGTCCCGAGCTGAAGCTGCATCAGTGCGGCCTGCCGAAGAAGATGGCGCTGGAGCTGTTCAAGCCGTTCATTTACTCGCGCCTGGAGGCCAAGGGCCTGTCGTCGACCGTTAAGCAGGCAAAGAAGCTGGTCGAGAAGGAGAAGCCGGAGGTCTGGGATATCCTCGACGAGGTGATCCGCGAGCACCCGGTCATGCTGAACCGCGCGCCGACGCTTCACCGGCTCGGCATCCAGGCGTTCGAGCCGACCCTCATCGAGGGCAAGGCGATCCAGCTGCATCCGCTCGTCTGCGCGGCGTTCAACGCCGACTTCGACGGCGACCAGATGGCGGTGCACGTACCGCTGTCTCTGGAAGCCCAGCTCGAAGCCCGCGTGCTGATGATGTCGACCAACAACATCCTGCACCCGGCCAACGGCTCGCCGATCATCGTGCCGTCGCAGGATATCGTGCTCGGCCTCTACTACGTGTCGCAGGAGCGCGAGAACGAACCGGGCGAGGGTATGGTATTCGCCTCGATCGGTGAGCTCGAGCACGCCCTGAACGCGAAAGCGGTGACGCTGCACGCCAAGATCAAGGGGCGCTACATCGGCGTCGACGAGGACGGCAACCCGGTGTCGAAGATCTACGACACCACGCCGGGCCGCATGCTGCTTGGGCAGCTTCTGCCGAAGAACGTGGCGGTGCCCTTCGAGGTGGTCAACAAGCTGCTCACCAAGAAGGAGATCTCCAACGCGATCGACACCGTCTACCGCCACTGCGGGCAGAAGGAGACTGTGATCTTCTGCGACCGGATCATGGCGCTCGGCTTCAAGCACGCCTGTCTTGCCGGCATTTCCTTCGGCAAGGACGACATGGTTATTCCGGACACGAAGGAAAAGCTCGTCGACGAGACCCGTCAGCTCGCCAAGGAATACGAGCAGCAGTACAACGACGGCCTCATCACGCAGGGCGAGAAGTATAACAAGGTCGTCGATGCCTGGGCGAAGTGCACCGATCGCGTCGCCGACGAAATGATGGCGCGTATCTCCGCGGTTCAGGTCGACGACAAGAACGGTCGCGAGAAGCCCATCAACTCGATCTACATGATGGCGCACTCCGGGGCGCGTGGTTCTCCGGCGCAGATGAAGCAGCTCGCTGGCATGCGCGGCCTGATGGCCAAGCCGTCGGGCGAGATCATCGAGAGCCCGATCATCTCGAACTTCAAGGAAGGCCTGTCGGTTCTCGAGTACTTCAACTCGACCCACGGCGCCCGCAAGGGACTGGCCGATACCGCGCTGAAGACGGCGAACTCGGGTTATCTGACGCGTCGCCTCGTCGACGTTGCGCAGGACTCGATCATCACCGAGTTCGATTGCGGTTCCGACAAGGGCATCTCCATGACCGCCGTCGTAGACGCCGGTGAGGTGATCGTGTCGCTCGGCCAGCGCGTGCTTGGCCGTACCGCAGTCGAGGACGTCATCGATCCGTCGACCGACGAGGTGATCGTCAAGGCCGGCGTGATTATCGAGGAGCGTCACGTCGAGGCGATCGAGGCCGCGCAGCTTCAGGAGCTGAAGATTCGCTCGGTCCTCACCTGCGAGACCCGCAATGGTGTCTGCGCGGCCTGTTATGGCCGTGACCTGGCGCGCGGAACCCCTGTCAACCAGGGCGAAGCGGTCGGCGTCATCGCGGCGCAGTCGATCGGCGAGCCGGGCACCCAGCTCACCATGCGCACGTTCCACATCGGCGGCACGGCGCAGATCGCCGAGCAGTCCTTTATCGAATCGAACTTCGACGGGACGGTTCAGCTGAAGAACCGCAACGTCGTGCGCGATTCCGAGGGCACGCTGATCGTCATGGGCCGTTCGGTGTCTCTGGTGATCGTCGACGGCGAAGGCAACGAGCGCGCCGTGCACCGGCTCAACTACGGTACGCGCCTCAGGGTCGACGACGGAGACCAGGTCCAGCGCGGCCAGCGCCTGGCCGAGTGGGATCCGTATACCCGCCCGATCATCACCGAGGTGGACGGAGTGGTCGGCTTCGAGGATCTGGTCGAAGGCGCTTCGCTTGCCGAAACCGCCGACGAGTCGACCGGTATCACCAAGCGCGTGGTCATCGACTGGCGTACGACACAGCGTGGTGCCGATCTGAAGCCGGCCCTTGTCATCAAGGACAAGGACGGCGACGTGAAGAAGCTGTCGCGCGGCGGCGATGCCCGCTACCTTCTGGCCGTCGACACCGTGATGACGGTGGAGCCCGGCGAGACGGTGAAGGCGGGTGACGTTCTGGCGCGTATCACGCTGGAAAGCGCCAAGACCCGTGACATCACGGGCGGTCTGCCGCGCGTCGCCGAACTGTTCGAGGCCAGGCGTCCGAAGGACCACGCCATCATCGCCGAAATCTCTGGCACGGTGCGTTTCGAGCGTGACTACAAGAACAAGCGCCGTATCCGCATCGACCCGACGGAGGAAGGCGATGAGGCGCGCGAGTACCTCATCCCGAAGGGCCGCCACCTGTATGTCCAGGAAGGCGACCACATCGAGAAGGGCGAGTACATCCTCGATGGCAACCCTGCGCCGCACGATATCCTCGCGATCAAGGGCGTCGAAGAGCTGGCGGCCTATCTGGTCAACGAGATCCAGGAGGTCTACCGGCTGCAGGGCGTGTCGATCAACGACAAGCATATCGAGGTGATCGTCCGGCAGATGCTGCAGAAGGTCGAAATCTCCGATCCCGGCGATTCCGACTTCCTCACGGGTGAGCAGGTCGACCAGATCGAGATGCAGGAAACCGCCGAACGGCTGGTGGAAGAGGGCAAGAAGCCGCCGGTCGGCTCGCCCGTTCTGCTCGGCATCACCAAGGCGAGCCTGCAGACCCGCAGCTTCATCTCCGCGGCGTCGTTCCAGGAAACCACCCGTGTGCTCACCGAAGCGTCGGTGCAGGGCAAGGTGGACAACCTGGAAGGCCTCAAGGAGAACGTCATCGTTGGCCGCCTGATTCCGGCGGGCACCGGTTCGGTGATGAGCAAGATGCGGCAGGTCGCGACGCATCGCGACGACCTGATCGTGGAGAGCCGCGAGCAGCAGGCCGGTATCGAGGCCGGCAGCCTGGCTGGCGAGGAAAGCGGTATCCCGGCGGAGTAAGCGCCCGGCCGCACCAGCCATTCGCGGTTCGCCGCTATAGACGAGAAAGCGGGCCGGTTCGTAAGGACCGGCCCGTTTCATATCCGGCTTTACTGGTCTTAAAGCCGCTTTCGGTTAGTATCCGCGCAGCCGACGATTGGCACGTAACAGTCGGCAAAAGGTCGGGTCATGCCATTTTCGCGTCGGATTTCGAGAGATCATTGTATCATGCAGTCGACACCCAAAAGCCGTGCACGCTCGAAGACCCTGTCCGCGGCCGTCGTCGGGCTCACCATGCTCGCCGTGACCGCGACGTCCGCGGGGGCCGAAGAAGTGGAATATCGCGGCAGCGGGTATCTCAAGAACTTCACGGCGGCCTGTGCCCCCAAGGGCTATGGCGACCCGATATTCGTCAACGCCATCTACCGGCCGCGCAGGCTCGGCACCAACGGGTCGAGCACGCGACTGTCGTTCTTCCTGCAGCCGTTCTACGCGATGAGCTACGAACTGCCGAAAGGCAGGCTCGGCGATCGATTCAAGAAGGTCGTCGGTGGCGCGACCGGGACGGCGACCGAATTCTTCAGCACACGGCCGCGCCTGCGCCTCACCGATACGAATCCGGGGCGGATCAATCTGAAGACCACTTCGCTGAGCCTGGCCGGCCAGATCGACAATTTCGATGGAATCAAGGGCTGCAGGGCCGATTTCGAGCTGGGATTGAATTACCATCCCTGAAGCTGGTGCCCGGGGCTCAATGACCGAGCGTGCGCCCGGAACGAGGAGTAGCCATGAGTCGCGAACCCGAGATCGAAGACGCCACGGTCTATATCGTGGTCGGGCGGGCGTTCCGCGAAGAGAATCAGCCGGCGCCCGGCGACGATGTCGACGAGACGGGGGCGATCGCGATCAACGTTCTCCTGACCGCGGCCGATGACGAGGAATGCCTGCAGAGGGCGCTGCAGGCCCTTGCCGGGCAGGGATTCGTCCGCGTCGAGCTCGATCGGATCGGAATCATCGAGGGCGAACCCGACGATCCGACCTTCGCCTCAGCCTACGGAAATGCCATCGACGGGCAGGTGGCCGTCATCGCATTCCATGGCTGAGTCGATTCTCCATCGGTCCGCGATTCTGATTGGATTCGATTGATTCTGGGGCTGAGGGCGGGTGGCAACCGGGACCGGCGGCTCCCCAGCCGGAATTCTGTGCAATCATATCGCCGAGAACGCGGGGTTTGCGCTAAAATTGCACGAGAACGGGGTTGACGGCTCATGGGCCCGGGCATATGTTCCGCCTCGTTTCGCGGCAGGTGGTAGGCCCGTTTCGTTCGGCTCGACACGAGCTGGACCTTTAACGCCTAAACACTGACGCTCGTCATAGGACGAACAACAGCGAAGCAAGATCGGGTCCGTTAAGGGTGCGATCCTCTGCATGTTGAGGCT includes:
- the rpoB gene encoding DNA-directed RNA polymerase subunit beta; the protein is MAQSFTGRKRVRKTFGKIREVAALPNLIEVQKASYDYFLQVDEPEGGRDDSGLQAVFDSVFPIKDFAETAQLEFVRYEFEPPKYDVDECRQRGMTFAAPLKVTLRLIVFDVDEDTGAKSVKDIKEQDVYMGDMPLMTENGTFIINGTERVIVSQMHRSPGVFFDHDKGKTHSSGKLLFAARIIPYRGSWLDIEFDAKDIVHARIDRRRKLPVTTLLLALGLDPEEILSTFFNHIELTQMKNGGWRRPFDPMSMRGMKATADLVDADSGKVVWEAGKKLTVRKARDLSEKGLKALKISDEEMVGMYLANDMVNMQTGEIYAEAGDEITADVLVALAEAGVDTINVLDIDHVNTGPFIRNTLAVDKNDTREDALFDIYRVMRPGEPPTIETAEAMFNSLFFDPERYDLSAVGRVKMNIRLELDCPDTVRVLRKEDILAVIKTLVDLRDGKGEIDDIDNLGNRRVRSVGELMENQYRIGLLRMERAIKERMSSVEIDTAMPQDLINAKPAAAAVREFFGSSQLSQFMDQTNPLSEITHKRRLSALGPGGLTRERAGFEVRDVHPTHYGRICPIETPEGPNIGLINSLATFARVNKYGFIEAPYRKVKDGQVTDEVVYLSAMEEARHHIGQANAELDNKGQFVEDLVVCRHAGDVVMVTPDKVDYMDVSPKQLVSVAAALIPFLENDDANRALMGSNMQRQAVPLVKAEAPLVGTGMEAVVAHDSGAAISARRAGVIDQVDATRIVIRATGDLDPTKSGVDIYRLMKFQRSNQNTCINQRPLVRVGDVVAKGDIIADGPSTDLGELALGRNVLVAFMPWMGYNFEDSILLSERVVRDDIFTSIHIEEFEVMARDTKLGPEEITRDIPNVSEEALKNLDEAGIVYIGAEVNAGDILVGKITPKGESPMTPEEKLLRAIFGEKASDVRDTSLRVPPGVTGTIVEVRVFNRHGVDKDERAIAIEREEIERLAKDRDDEQAILDRNVFGRLSDMLVGKVAASGPKGVKKDTKITTDLLGELPRSQWWQFGLADEAAMSEVEALRKQYDESKKRLEQRFLDKVEKLQRGDELPPGVMKMVKVFVAVKRKLQPGDKMAGRHGNKGVVSRIMPIEDMPFLDDGTHVDIVLNPLGVPSRMNVGQILETHLGWACAGLGKQIGQAVEAYRQSHDANSLKSAFTKIYGKDETVASLEEDGLVELGGNLRNGVPIATPVFDGAHEPDIVDMLEMAGLDGSGQVTLYDGRSGEPFDRKVTVGYIYMLKLHHLVDDKIHARSIGPYSLVTQQPLGGKAQFGGQRFGEMEVWALEAYGAAYTLQEMLTVKSDDVAGRTKVYEAIVRGDDTFEAGIPESFNVLVKEMRSLGLNVELITSRPQDVPAPAGPMLPPPADAAE